A stretch of Mycobacterium sp. ITM-2016-00316 DNA encodes these proteins:
- a CDS encoding cell division protein SepF — MSTLHKVKAYFGMAPMDDYDDEYYDDERGPRAYPRRAAEERFEDEGYGRESRAFDDRIPAREYDDVPGAYRGGYGDAPRFEGRLRTLREFDRPAPRFAGAPTRGALAMEPRRMAELFEAGSPLAKITTLRPKDYSEARTIGERFRDGTPVIMDLVSMDNADAKRLVDFAAGLAFALRGSFDKVATKVFLLSPADIDVSADERRRIAEAGFYSYQ; from the coding sequence ATGAGCACTCTGCACAAGGTCAAGGCCTACTTCGGTATGGCGCCGATGGACGATTACGACGATGAGTACTACGACGACGAGCGTGGGCCGCGTGCGTACCCGCGGCGCGCCGCCGAAGAGCGTTTCGAGGATGAGGGTTACGGCCGCGAGTCCCGGGCGTTCGACGACCGGATTCCGGCCCGCGAGTACGACGACGTCCCCGGCGCGTACCGCGGCGGCTACGGTGACGCCCCGCGCTTCGAGGGCCGGCTGCGCACACTCCGCGAGTTCGACCGCCCGGCGCCGCGTTTCGCAGGTGCTCCCACCCGCGGCGCGCTCGCCATGGAACCGCGACGGATGGCCGAGCTGTTCGAGGCCGGCAGCCCGCTGGCCAAGATCACCACGCTGCGCCCCAAGGATTACAGCGAGGCCCGCACCATCGGTGAGCGGTTCCGTGACGGCACCCCGGTGATCATGGACCTGGTCTCGATGGACAACGCGGACGCCAAGCGACTGGTCGATTTCGCCGCCGGCCTGGCGTTCGCGCTGCGCGGATCCTTCGACAAGGTCGCCACCAAGGTGTTCCTGCTCTCACCGGCCGATATCGATGTCAGCGCCGACGAGCGCCGCCGGATCGCCGAGGCCGGTTTCTACTCCTACCAGTAG
- a CDS encoding YggS family pyridoxal phosphate-dependent enzyme has product MSTHRDVELAGALAAVRTRLARAAEAAGRPVRDIELLPITKFFPASDVVILRRLGCTEFGESREQEAARKVADVRSAFPGDEIRWHMVGHIQRNKARAIARWAYAAHSVDSARLIAALGGGAEQELEAGGRTRPLRVYLQISLDGDPDRGGVDVNKPDLIDELCAATHAIDALEFAGLMGIPPLDWDSEDAFARLQAERDRVQGSFTQRLGLSAGMSGDLETAVRYGSTCVRVGTALMGQRPLTSP; this is encoded by the coding sequence ATGAGTACTCACCGCGATGTCGAACTGGCCGGAGCGCTGGCCGCGGTACGGACCCGGTTGGCACGTGCCGCCGAGGCCGCCGGCCGGCCGGTGCGGGACATCGAACTGTTGCCGATCACGAAGTTCTTTCCCGCCTCCGATGTCGTGATCCTGCGGCGATTGGGCTGTACCGAATTCGGTGAGTCCCGCGAGCAGGAAGCCGCCAGGAAGGTGGCCGACGTCCGGTCCGCGTTTCCCGGTGACGAGATCCGCTGGCACATGGTCGGCCACATCCAGCGGAACAAGGCGCGCGCCATTGCCCGTTGGGCCTACGCCGCGCATTCGGTGGACAGTGCCCGGCTGATCGCCGCCCTCGGGGGAGGCGCCGAGCAGGAGCTGGAAGCGGGCGGGCGCACCCGACCGCTGCGGGTCTATCTGCAGATCAGTCTGGACGGTGACCCCGATCGCGGCGGGGTGGATGTGAACAAGCCGGACCTGATCGACGAGCTATGTGCCGCAACACATGCCATCGACGCACTGGAGTTCGCCGGGTTGATGGGCATCCCGCCGCTGGACTGGGATTCCGAGGATGCGTTCGCGCGGCTGCAGGCCGAGCGCGACCGGGTGCAGGGCTCCTTCACTCAGCGGCTCGGGCTGTCGGCGGGCATGTCGGGGGATTTGGAGACGGCGGTGCGATACGGATCCACGTGTGTGCGTGTCGGAACCGCGTTGATGGGTCAACGTCCTCTAACGTCACCCTGA
- the pgeF gene encoding peptidoglycan editing factor PgeF — MSVRVRRVTTTRAGGVSARPFDTFNLGDHVGDDPAAVAANRKRLATALGLAEDAVVWMNQVHSANVAVVEGPQGAAVDQTDALVSTTRGLALAVVTADCVPVLLADARAGVIGAAHAGRVGAQIGIVPRTVEEMVKLGASVADISVLLGPAVSGRHYEVPAEMAAEVDAALPGSRCRTARGTPGLDIRAGLARQLTDLGVTAIDVDRRCTVEDAALFSHRRDAPTGRLASLVWME, encoded by the coding sequence ATGTCCGTCCGGGTTCGGCGCGTGACCACCACCCGCGCGGGCGGAGTATCGGCACGGCCGTTCGACACCTTCAATCTCGGCGACCACGTCGGCGATGATCCGGCCGCGGTGGCCGCCAACCGGAAACGGTTGGCGACCGCGCTCGGCCTTGCCGAGGACGCGGTGGTGTGGATGAACCAGGTGCACTCGGCCAATGTCGCGGTCGTCGAGGGTCCGCAGGGTGCCGCCGTCGACCAGACTGATGCGTTGGTGAGCACCACCCGCGGTCTGGCGTTGGCGGTGGTGACCGCGGACTGTGTCCCGGTGCTGCTGGCCGACGCGCGGGCCGGGGTCATCGGCGCCGCGCACGCGGGCCGGGTGGGTGCGCAGATCGGCATCGTGCCCCGCACCGTGGAGGAAATGGTGAAGTTGGGTGCGTCCGTCGCCGACATCTCGGTGCTGCTGGGTCCCGCGGTGAGCGGTCGCCATTATGAGGTGCCTGCCGAGATGGCCGCCGAGGTGGACGCGGCGCTGCCGGGCAGTCGCTGCCGCACCGCCAGGGGAACCCCCGGTCTGGACATTCGTGCCGGACTTGCCCGACAACTGACGGATCTGGGTGTCACGGCCATCGACGTCGATCGCCGCTGCACCGTCGAGGACGCCGCGCTGTTCAGCCATCGGCGTGATGCTCCGACCGGACGGCTGGCGTCATTGGTGTGGATGGAATGA
- the ftsZ gene encoding cell division protein FtsZ translates to MTPPHNYLAVIKVVGIGGGGVNAVNRMIEHGLKGVEFIAINTDAQALLMSDADVKLDVGRDSTRGLGAGADPEVGRKAAEDAKDDIEELIRGADMVFVTAGEGGGTGTGGAPVVASIARKMGALTVGVVTRPFSFEGKRRSNQAETGITALRESCDTLIVIPNDRLLQMGDAAVSLMDAFRSADEVLLNGVQGITDLITTPGLINVDFADVKGVMSGAGTALMGIGSARGDGRALKAAEIAINSPLLEASMEGAQGVLLSVAGGSDLGLFEINEAASLVQEAAHAEANIIFGTVIDDSLGDEVRVTVIAAGFDTSGPSRKPVVGEGAAGVAPGTAGKVRSSVFEPADAMSVPAHTNGATVKIGGPDDGGISDDDVDVPPFMRH, encoded by the coding sequence ATGACCCCCCCGCATAACTACCTCGCCGTTATCAAGGTGGTCGGCATCGGCGGCGGCGGCGTGAACGCCGTCAACCGGATGATCGAGCACGGACTCAAAGGCGTCGAGTTCATCGCCATCAATACCGACGCGCAGGCGTTGTTGATGAGCGATGCCGACGTCAAGCTCGACGTCGGTCGTGATTCGACCCGCGGCCTGGGCGCCGGCGCCGACCCGGAGGTCGGCCGCAAGGCCGCCGAGGACGCCAAGGACGATATCGAGGAACTGATCCGCGGCGCGGACATGGTGTTCGTCACCGCAGGCGAGGGTGGCGGCACCGGCACCGGTGGCGCACCGGTGGTGGCCAGCATCGCCCGCAAGATGGGTGCGTTGACGGTCGGTGTCGTGACGCGGCCGTTCTCCTTCGAGGGCAAGCGCCGGTCCAACCAGGCCGAGACCGGCATCACCGCGCTGCGCGAAAGCTGCGACACCCTGATCGTGATTCCGAACGATCGGCTGCTGCAGATGGGCGACGCCGCCGTCTCGCTGATGGATGCGTTCCGCAGCGCCGACGAGGTGCTGCTCAACGGTGTCCAGGGCATCACCGACCTGATCACCACGCCCGGCCTGATCAACGTCGACTTCGCCGACGTCAAGGGTGTCATGAGCGGCGCGGGCACCGCGCTCATGGGCATCGGCTCGGCCCGCGGCGACGGACGTGCGCTCAAGGCCGCCGAGATCGCCATCAACTCACCGCTGCTGGAGGCCTCGATGGAAGGCGCGCAGGGCGTGCTGTTGTCGGTGGCCGGTGGCAGCGATCTCGGCCTGTTCGAGATCAACGAGGCCGCCTCGCTGGTGCAGGAGGCCGCGCACGCCGAGGCCAACATCATCTTCGGCACCGTGATCGACGATTCTCTGGGCGACGAAGTGCGGGTCACCGTCATCGCCGCCGGATTCGACACCTCCGGACCCAGCCGCAAACCCGTTGTCGGGGAAGGTGCCGCGGGCGTCGCCCCCGGTACGGCCGGCAAGGTGCGTTCCAGCGTGTTCGAGCCGGCCGACGCCATGTCCGTCCCGGCACACACCAACGGGGCGACGGTGAAGATCGGCGGTCCGGACGACGGCGGCATCTCCGACGACGACGTCGACGTGCCGCCGTTCATGCGCCACTGA
- a CDS encoding cell division protein FtsQ/DivIB, with amino-acid sequence MTGPADGRDEPETMAAAAQAAEEVAAAAEDPQPAQDAGAPEPDAGAPEPDAESDAAAEDAAAEEDFEGPRRRARREREERRIAQARAQAIEQNRREAKRRAFGRTEEAPAPNRRGVIRGLKVLMWSALLAVLAVGAGLLLYLTPIMSARATVITGLTAITEDEIRQAAAVPSGTPLLQINTDTVAERVASIRRVASVRVQREYPSTLRITVEERIPLVVKDYPDGPHLFDKDGVDFVTAPPPPGLPYIDTETPGPNDPATQAALEVLTSLPPEVSGQVSRVEAPSVAAITLILFDGRKVVWGTTDRTQEKALKLAALLTQPGQTYDVSSPDLPTVK; translated from the coding sequence ATGACCGGCCCGGCCGACGGGCGGGACGAACCCGAGACCATGGCGGCGGCCGCACAAGCCGCCGAAGAAGTGGCGGCAGCCGCCGAGGACCCGCAGCCTGCGCAGGACGCCGGCGCGCCCGAACCGGACGCCGGCGCGCCCGAACCGGACGCCGAATCCGACGCAGCGGCCGAAGACGCCGCGGCCGAAGAGGATTTCGAAGGGCCGCGCCGCCGTGCCCGGCGGGAACGCGAGGAACGCCGCATCGCGCAGGCACGCGCCCAGGCCATCGAACAGAACCGCCGCGAAGCCAAGCGCCGCGCCTTCGGCCGCACCGAGGAGGCGCCGGCACCCAACCGTCGCGGGGTGATCCGCGGCCTGAAGGTGCTGATGTGGTCGGCGCTGCTGGCGGTGCTGGCCGTCGGTGCGGGCCTGTTGCTGTATCTCACGCCGATCATGTCGGCGCGCGCGACGGTGATCACCGGTCTGACGGCCATCACCGAGGACGAGATCCGGCAGGCCGCGGCCGTGCCGTCCGGCACACCGCTGCTGCAGATCAACACCGACACGGTGGCCGAGCGGGTGGCCTCCATCCGCCGGGTGGCCAGCGTCCGGGTGCAGCGCGAGTACCCGTCGACGCTGCGCATCACCGTCGAGGAGCGGATCCCGTTGGTGGTCAAGGACTATCCGGACGGTCCGCACCTGTTCGACAAGGACGGCGTCGATTTCGTGACCGCGCCGCCGCCACCCGGCCTGCCCTATATCGACACCGAGACACCGGGCCCGAATGATCCGGCGACCCAGGCGGCGCTCGAGGTGCTCACCTCGTTGCCGCCGGAGGTGTCGGGTCAGGTGAGCCGAGTCGAGGCACCTTCGGTGGCGGCCATCACACTGATCCTGTTCGACGGCCGGAAAGTGGTGTGGGGCACCACCGACCGTACCCAGGAGAAGGCGCTCAAGCTGGCCGCGCTGCTCACCCAGCCCGGGCAGACCTACGACGTCTCCAGCCCGGATCTGCCGACGGTCAAGTAG
- the murC gene encoding UDP-N-acetylmuramate--L-alanine ligase, giving the protein MVGIGGAGMSGIARILLDRGGQVSGSDAKESRGVAALRARGAHIRIGHDGSALDMLDGGPTAVVTTHAAIPKTNPELVEARRRGIPVILRPVVLAKLMAGDTTVMVTGTAGKTTTTSMVIVALQHSGFDPSFAVGGDLGAAGTNAHHGSGPYFVAEADESDGSLVQYQPDIAVVTNIEADHLDFFGSEQAYVAVFDAFMERLTPGGALVVCVDDPGAAALAERTAALGIRVLRYGSAGQPELAGALLDWEQHGTSAVATVQLAGEAGPRTMRLSVPGRHMALNALAALLAAIQAGAPADVVLDALAEFEGVRRRFELVGVAAEVKVFDDYAHHPTKVSAALSAVRALAAESQGRAIVVFQPHLYSRTQTFAREFGAALSAADEVFVLDVFAAREQPIAGISGRSIAEHVSVPVHYVPDFSAVAEQVAAAAGPGDVVVTMGAGDVTLLGREILDAVNARADRAAR; this is encoded by the coding sequence ATGGTGGGCATCGGTGGTGCCGGGATGTCCGGTATCGCCCGCATCCTGTTGGACCGCGGCGGGCAGGTCTCGGGTTCGGATGCCAAAGAGTCCAGGGGTGTCGCGGCATTACGCGCCCGGGGCGCCCACATCCGGATCGGGCATGACGGCTCGGCGCTGGACATGCTCGACGGTGGTCCGACCGCGGTGGTGACCACGCACGCGGCCATCCCGAAGACCAATCCCGAACTCGTCGAGGCCCGCCGCCGGGGTATCCCGGTGATCCTGCGCCCGGTGGTGCTGGCCAAGCTGATGGCCGGGGACACCACCGTGATGGTCACCGGTACGGCAGGAAAGACGACCACCACATCGATGGTGATCGTGGCGTTGCAGCACAGCGGATTCGACCCCTCGTTCGCGGTCGGCGGGGATCTCGGCGCGGCCGGGACCAACGCGCACCACGGCAGTGGCCCCTACTTCGTCGCCGAGGCCGACGAGAGCGACGGATCGCTGGTGCAGTACCAGCCCGATATCGCCGTGGTGACCAATATCGAGGCCGACCATCTCGACTTCTTCGGAAGTGAGCAGGCCTATGTCGCCGTGTTCGATGCGTTCATGGAGCGCCTGACGCCCGGCGGTGCCCTGGTGGTCTGCGTGGATGATCCGGGCGCCGCCGCACTCGCCGAACGCACTGCGGCGCTGGGTATTCGGGTGCTGCGCTACGGGAGTGCCGGTCAGCCTGAGCTGGCCGGTGCCCTGCTGGACTGGGAGCAGCACGGGACCAGCGCGGTGGCGACCGTGCAGTTGGCGGGGGAGGCCGGCCCGCGCACCATGCGGTTGTCGGTGCCCGGCAGGCACATGGCGCTCAATGCGCTGGCCGCACTGCTGGCCGCAATCCAGGCCGGCGCTCCGGCCGACGTCGTACTCGACGCCCTGGCCGAATTCGAGGGTGTGCGCCGCCGGTTCGAACTGGTGGGTGTCGCGGCGGAGGTCAAGGTCTTCGACGATTACGCGCATCACCCCACGAAGGTGTCGGCCGCGTTGTCTGCGGTGCGTGCGCTGGCCGCCGAATCACAGGGCCGCGCCATCGTCGTCTTCCAGCCGCATCTGTATTCGCGCACACAGACTTTCGCGCGCGAGTTCGGCGCCGCGCTGAGCGCTGCCGACGAGGTGTTCGTCCTGGATGTCTTCGCGGCACGCGAGCAGCCCATTGCCGGGATCAGCGGGCGCAGCATCGCCGAGCATGTCAGCGTGCCGGTGCATTACGTACCGGATTTCTCGGCGGTCGCCGAGCAGGTGGCGGCCGCCGCCGGACCGGGTGACGTGGTGGTGACGATGGGCGCCGGCGATGTCACCCTGCTGGGCCGCGAGATCCTGGACGCCGTGAACGCGCGCGCCGACCGGGCGGCACGGTAG
- the murG gene encoding undecaprenyldiphospho-muramoylpentapeptide beta-N-acetylglucosaminyltransferase: protein MAVADALTELDPQVRITALGTARGLETRLVPERGYDLQLITPVPLPRKPSADLLRLPLRVRTAVRQTRAVFDSVHVDVVIGFGGYVSVPAYLAARPGLRRSRVPVVIHEANASAGWANRLGARSAQRVLAATPDPGLGDVEVVGVPVRASITSLDRAALRAQARAAFGFAEDARVLLVFGGSQGAQSINRAVSGAAGALAANGISVLHAHGPKNTLDLPEPSGPPYVAVPYLDRMDLAYAAADLAICRSGAMTVAEVSAIGLPAIYVPLPIGNGEQRLNALPVVDAGGGLLIDDADLSPSLIADTVASVLADADRLQQMTAAAALAGHRDAARRVAEVALEVARQYRADRKSVR, encoded by the coding sequence ATGGCCGTGGCCGATGCACTGACCGAATTGGACCCACAGGTACGGATCACCGCGCTGGGCACTGCGCGCGGCCTGGAAACCCGCCTGGTCCCTGAGCGCGGCTACGACCTGCAGCTCATCACCCCGGTGCCACTGCCGCGCAAGCCTTCGGCGGATCTGCTCCGGTTGCCGCTGCGGGTGCGCACCGCGGTCCGGCAGACCAGGGCCGTGTTCGACTCCGTGCATGTCGACGTCGTGATCGGTTTCGGCGGGTACGTCTCGGTGCCCGCCTACCTGGCCGCAAGGCCCGGTCTGCGCCGGTCCCGGGTGCCGGTGGTGATCCACGAGGCCAACGCCAGCGCCGGCTGGGCCAACCGGCTGGGTGCGCGTTCCGCGCAGCGCGTGCTGGCCGCGACACCCGATCCCGGGCTCGGGGACGTCGAGGTGGTCGGGGTGCCGGTGCGCGCGAGCATCACCTCGCTGGACCGCGCCGCGCTGCGTGCGCAGGCGCGTGCCGCGTTCGGATTCGCCGAGGACGCCCGCGTGCTGCTGGTGTTCGGCGGATCCCAGGGTGCGCAGTCGATCAACCGCGCGGTATCCGGTGCGGCGGGAGCGCTTGCCGCCAACGGTATTTCGGTTCTGCACGCGCATGGACCGAAGAACACCCTGGACCTGCCCGAGCCTTCGGGGCCGCCCTATGTCGCGGTGCCCTACCTGGACCGGATGGACCTGGCCTACGCCGCCGCCGATCTGGCCATCTGCCGATCGGGTGCGATGACGGTGGCCGAGGTCAGCGCGATCGGCCTGCCCGCCATCTACGTGCCGCTGCCCATCGGCAACGGCGAACAACGCCTGAATGCGCTGCCGGTGGTCGACGCCGGCGGCGGACTGCTGATCGACGACGCCGACCTGTCACCGTCGTTGATCGCCGACACGGTGGCCTCGGTGCTGGCCGATGCCGATCGCCTGCAGCAGATGACGGCGGCCGCCGCACTGGCCGGGCATCGCGACGCCGCCCGCCGGGTGGCCGAGGTGGCGCTCGAGGTGGCGCGGCAGTATCGCGCGGACCGGAAGTCAGTGCGGTGA
- the ftsW gene encoding putative lipid II flippase FtsW, whose amino-acid sequence MNNLLTAVRSRLRRPAKAGADEAAAKKPATVAATEQPRTRFGVWLSRPMTSFHLIIAVASILVTLGLIMVLSASGVYSYDSGGSPWTVFLKQVVWTLVGLVAFYIALRMPIRIMRKLAFPAFAFTIVLLVLVLVPGIGKIANGSRGWFVFGGFSMQPSELAKMAFAVWGAHLLAARRMEQATLRQMLVPLLPAAALALTLIFMQPDLGQSVSLSIILLGLLWYAGLPLKLFVSTVSGAVIAAGILAVSAGYRSARVQSWLNPMADAQGSGYQARQARYALANGGLFGDGLGQGTAKYNYLPNAHNDFIFAIIGEELGYIGAAGVLCLFGLFAYTGMRIARRSADPFLRLLTATVTMWVIGQAFINVGYVVGLLPVTGLQLPLISAGGTSTATTMLILGVITNAARHEPEAVAALRAGRDDRVNRLLRLPPPVPYVPSRLEVARDRLRTREGKAPAKAVKKAPPKSPAKASGKASSKASGKAKTKQPRKAPVADARRTAQPGERTARRAGHHGEGRNGRQGRGQQGRARSLEGQRYG is encoded by the coding sequence GTGAACAATCTTCTGACCGCGGTGCGGTCGCGGTTGCGCCGTCCCGCCAAGGCCGGTGCCGACGAGGCCGCCGCCAAGAAACCCGCCACCGTCGCGGCGACCGAACAGCCACGCACCCGCTTCGGCGTCTGGCTCAGCCGGCCGATGACATCGTTTCACCTGATCATCGCGGTGGCATCCATCCTGGTGACGCTCGGACTGATCATGGTGCTCTCCGCATCGGGGGTCTACTCCTATGACTCCGGCGGCTCGCCGTGGACGGTGTTCCTGAAGCAGGTGGTCTGGACTCTCGTCGGCCTGGTGGCCTTCTATATCGCGCTGCGGATGCCGATCAGGATCATGCGCAAGCTGGCGTTCCCCGCCTTCGCGTTCACCATCGTCCTGCTGGTACTGGTGCTGGTCCCGGGAATCGGGAAGATCGCTAACGGTTCCCGCGGCTGGTTCGTGTTCGGTGGGTTCTCCATGCAGCCCTCGGAGCTGGCCAAGATGGCCTTCGCCGTCTGGGGCGCACACCTGCTGGCCGCCCGCCGGATGGAGCAGGCCACGCTGCGCCAGATGCTGGTGCCCCTGTTGCCCGCTGCGGCGCTGGCGCTGACGCTGATCTTCATGCAGCCCGACCTCGGGCAGTCGGTGTCGCTGAGCATCATCCTGCTGGGCCTGCTCTGGTACGCAGGTCTACCGCTGAAGTTGTTCGTGAGCACCGTGTCCGGCGCGGTGATCGCCGCCGGCATCCTCGCGGTGTCCGCCGGGTACCGATCGGCGCGCGTGCAGTCCTGGCTCAACCCGATGGCCGACGCCCAGGGCTCGGGATATCAGGCCCGGCAGGCGCGCTACGCGCTGGCCAACGGCGGGTTGTTCGGTGACGGCCTTGGCCAGGGCACCGCCAAGTACAACTACCTGCCCAACGCCCACAACGACTTCATCTTCGCCATCATCGGCGAGGAGCTCGGCTATATCGGTGCCGCCGGGGTGTTGTGCCTGTTCGGCCTGTTCGCCTACACGGGTATGCGGATCGCGCGCCGCTCTGCCGATCCGTTCCTGCGCCTGCTCACCGCGACGGTGACCATGTGGGTGATCGGTCAGGCCTTCATCAACGTCGGCTACGTGGTGGGCCTGCTGCCGGTGACCGGGCTGCAGCTGCCACTCATCTCCGCCGGTGGAACATCCACGGCGACAACGATGCTCATCCTCGGTGTGATCACCAACGCGGCCAGGCACGAACCCGAGGCGGTGGCCGCGCTGCGGGCCGGCCGCGATGACCGGGTCAACCGGCTGCTGCGGCTGCCGCCGCCGGTGCCGTATGTGCCCAGCCGCCTCGAAGTGGCCCGCGACCGGCTGCGCACCAGGGAGGGCAAGGCGCCCGCCAAGGCCGTCAAGAAGGCACCGCCGAAGTCGCCCGCCAAGGCCTCGGGGAAGGCCTCTTCGAAGGCCTCGGGGAAGGCCAAAACCAAGCAGCCCCGTAAGGCCCCGGTGGCCGATGCACGCCGAACTGCCCAGCCGGGCGAACGGACGGCACGGCGCGCAGGGCATCATGGAGAGGGCCGAAACGGCCGCCAGGGGCGAGGCCAACAGGGCCGTGCCCGGTCATTGGAAGGTCAGCGTTACGGGTGA
- the mraY gene encoding phospho-N-acetylmuramoyl-pentapeptide-transferase has product MKQVLFAVAIALAVSIILTPVLIRLFTKQGFGQEIREDGPPSHQKKRGTPSMGGVAIIAGIWAGYLGTHLVGLAFNGEGPSASGLLVLGLATALAIVGFIDDSIKIRRSRNLGLNKTAKTVGQLTAAVLFGVLVLQFSNAEGLTPGSAQLSYVREIATVTLAPLVFVVFVVVLVSAWSNAVNLTDGLDGLAAGAMAMVSAAYVLITFWQYRNACATSPGLGCYNVRDPLDLALVAAATAGACIGFLWWNAAPAKIFMGDTGSLALGGIIAGLSVTSRTEILAVVLGALFVAEVTSVVVQILAFRTTGRRVFRMAPFHHHFELVGWAETTVIIRFWLLTAIACGLGVALFYGEWLSIVGA; this is encoded by the coding sequence GTGAAGCAGGTCCTGTTCGCGGTCGCGATCGCGCTGGCAGTCTCGATCATCCTGACGCCCGTGCTGATCCGGCTGTTCACCAAGCAGGGGTTCGGCCAGGAGATCCGTGAGGATGGCCCGCCGAGCCACCAGAAAAAACGCGGCACGCCGTCGATGGGCGGTGTCGCGATCATCGCCGGCATCTGGGCGGGATACCTGGGCACCCACCTGGTGGGACTGGCGTTCAACGGTGAGGGTCCATCCGCGTCCGGCCTGCTGGTTCTCGGGCTGGCGACCGCGCTGGCGATCGTCGGCTTCATCGACGACTCGATCAAGATCCGCCGGTCCCGCAACCTGGGCCTGAACAAGACCGCCAAGACCGTCGGACAGCTGACCGCGGCGGTGTTGTTCGGCGTATTGGTGCTGCAGTTCAGCAATGCCGAGGGCCTCACGCCGGGCAGCGCCCAGCTGTCCTACGTGCGCGAGATCGCCACCGTCACGCTGGCCCCACTGGTGTTCGTGGTGTTCGTGGTCGTGCTCGTCAGCGCCTGGTCCAACGCGGTCAATCTCACCGACGGACTGGACGGCCTGGCTGCCGGCGCGATGGCGATGGTCAGCGCCGCCTACGTGCTCATCACGTTCTGGCAGTACCGCAACGCGTGCGCGACCAGCCCCGGACTCGGCTGCTACAACGTGCGCGACCCGCTGGATCTGGCGCTGGTGGCCGCCGCGACCGCGGGTGCCTGCATCGGCTTTTTGTGGTGGAACGCGGCCCCGGCCAAGATCTTCATGGGCGATACCGGGTCGCTGGCGCTGGGCGGCATCATTGCCGGCCTTTCCGTGACCAGTCGCACCGAGATCCTGGCCGTGGTGCTGGGTGCCCTCTTCGTCGCCGAGGTGACCTCGGTGGTGGTGCAGATCCTGGCTTTCCGCACGACCGGGCGCCGGGTGTTCCGGATGGCGCCGTTCCATCACCACTTCGAGTTGGTGGGCTGGGCGGAGACCACGGTGATCATCCGGTTCTGGCTGCTCACCGCGATCGCGTGTGGTCTGGGCGTCGCACTGTTCTACGGCGAGTGGCTGTCGATCGTCGGCGCTTAG